The region CCGTCGTGAGCGAGGGCTGAGACGCCCGGACACGGCTTCGGGCCGCACCCTCCAGGAGGGTGCGGCCCGAAGCCGTACAGAGGCGTCAGCCGAAGCCGTACGACAGTGGCGACCGACGCCGACCGACGCCGAGCGACAGCGTCAGCGCGAGCGCTTCGCCAGCCGCTCCACGTCCAGCAGGATCACGGCCCGCGCCTCCAGGCGCAGCCAGCCCCGGCCCGCGAAGTCCGCGAGTGCCTTGTTGACCGTCTCGCGGGACGCGCCGACCAGCTGGGCCAGCTCCTCCTGCGTCAGGTCGTGCACGACGTGGATGCCCTCCTCGGACTGCACGCCGAAGCGGCGCGACAGGTCCAGGAGCGCACGGGCCACGCGGCCGGGCACGTCGGAGAAGACCAGGTCGGACATCTGGTCGTTGGTCTTGCGCAGCCGTCGGGCCACGGCGCGCAGCAGCGCGGTCGCGACCTCCGGGCGTACGTTCAGCCAGGGCTGGAGGTCGCCGTGGCCGAGGCCCAGCAGCTTGACCTCGGTCAGCGCCGTCGAGGTGGCGGTGCGCGGGCCCG is a window of Streptomyces sp. NBC_00237 DNA encoding:
- a CDS encoding Crp/Fnr family transcriptional regulator, encoding MDDVLRRAPLFAALDDEQAAELRASMSEVTLARGDALFHEGDPGDRLYVVTEGKVKLHRTSPDGRENMLAVLGPGELIGELSLFDPGPRTATSTALTEVKLLGLGHGDLQPWLNVRPEVATALLRAVARRLRKTNDQMSDLVFSDVPGRVARALLDLSRRFGVQSEEGIHVVHDLTQEELAQLVGASRETVNKALADFAGRGWLRLEARAVILLDVERLAKRSR